One window from the genome of Enterobacter asburiae encodes:
- a CDS encoding cobalt-precorrin-6A reductase, whose product MNYGDVLVMGGTSDARAICQQLDAAGVPYTLSVATPTGQRLAGDINGRVRCGRLEPQQMVDWLAQNRTRWVIDASHPYAEVVSRNILTACEAVGVLLSRYQRPEQLSELTHPLLYSVPGIDEACDIARRLGERVLLTTGSKDLARWRAGLPEKTLLARVLPVPEVLEQCAGLGFGVTEIFALCGPFSAEFNAAFYRQCRADVMITKASGAEGGYREKVQPCLDAGIPCIVITRPAPLVTGEELLESQAAFAGRLARWLAAA is encoded by the coding sequence GTGAACTATGGCGACGTGCTGGTCATGGGCGGCACCAGCGACGCCCGCGCGATCTGCCAGCAGCTGGATGCGGCGGGCGTGCCCTACACCCTGTCGGTGGCGACGCCCACCGGGCAGCGGCTGGCGGGCGACATTAACGGCCGGGTGCGCTGTGGGCGCCTGGAGCCGCAGCAGATGGTTGACTGGCTTGCGCAAAACAGGACCCGCTGGGTGATTGACGCATCGCATCCCTACGCCGAGGTGGTCAGCCGCAACATCCTGACGGCCTGTGAAGCGGTGGGCGTGTTGCTTAGCCGCTATCAGCGCCCCGAACAGCTCAGCGAGCTGACGCATCCGCTGCTCTACAGCGTGCCGGGAATTGACGAGGCTTGCGACATCGCGCGGCGGCTGGGCGAACGCGTGCTGTTGACCACCGGCAGTAAAGATCTGGCGCGCTGGCGCGCCGGGCTGCCGGAGAAAACGCTGCTGGCCCGGGTGCTGCCGGTGCCCGAGGTCCTTGAGCAATGCGCCGGGCTTGGCTTTGGCGTTACCGAGATCTTCGCTCTGTGCGGGCCCTTCAGCGCTGAGTTTAACGCGGCGTTTTATCGCCAGTGCCGGGCTGACGTGATGATCACCAAAGCGTCCGGTGCGGAAGGCGGCTATCGGGAAAAGGTTCAACCCTGTCTGGATGCGGGCATCCCCTGCATCGTGATTACACGCCCGGCGCCGCTGGTGACGGGAGAAGAGTTACTGGAAAGTCAGGCCGCATTCGCCGGGCGTTTAGCCCGCTGGCTGGCCGCTGCTTAA
- a CDS encoding precorrin-3B C(17)-methyltransferase, with product MLTVIGIGPGSQAMMTMEAVDALQAAEIIVGYKTYTHLVKAFTGDKQVIKTGMCKEIERCQAAIELAQAGHNVALISSGDAGIYGMAGLVLELVSRQKLDVEVRLIPGMTASIAAASLLGAPLMHDFCHISLSDLLTPWPVIEKRIVAAGEADFVICFYNPRSRGREGHLARAFELLSASKSPQTPVGVVKSAGRKKQEKWLTTLGDMDFEPVDMTSLVIVGNKATYVQEGLMITPRGYVL from the coding sequence ATGTTAACCGTAATTGGAATCGGCCCTGGCTCGCAGGCCATGATGACCATGGAAGCCGTAGACGCGCTGCAGGCGGCAGAAATCATCGTTGGCTACAAAACCTACACCCATCTGGTGAAGGCCTTCACCGGCGACAAACAGGTGATCAAAACCGGTATGTGCAAAGAGATTGAACGCTGTCAGGCGGCGATCGAGCTGGCGCAGGCCGGGCATAACGTCGCGCTTATCAGCAGCGGCGACGCCGGTATTTATGGGATGGCGGGGCTGGTGCTGGAGCTGGTCAGCAGGCAGAAGCTGGACGTTGAGGTTCGCCTGATCCCTGGGATGACGGCCAGTATCGCCGCCGCGTCTCTGCTTGGCGCGCCGCTGATGCACGATTTTTGCCACATTAGCCTGAGCGATCTGCTGACGCCGTGGCCGGTCATCGAAAAACGCATTGTCGCCGCGGGAGAAGCGGACTTCGTCATCTGCTTCTATAACCCGCGCAGCCGGGGTCGCGAGGGCCATCTGGCGCGGGCGTTTGAGCTGCTGTCCGCCAGCAAAAGCCCGCAAACGCCGGTAGGGGTCGTGAAGTCTGCCGGGCGTAAAAAGCAGGAGAAGTGGCTGACCACCCTGGGCGACATGGACTTTGAGCCGGTCGATATGACAAGCCTGGTGATCGTCGGAAATAAGGCCACTTACGTTCAGGAGGGGCTGATGATCACCCCCCGGGGCTATGTGCTGTGA
- the cbiG gene encoding cobalt-precorrin 5A hydrolase — protein MNTVKPESIALFCLTPGGVRLAKRLAAMLPVTCFTSERLQEEGFVSFDGGLSPAVREAFTHYPALVFIGATGIAVRVLAPLIHDKLSDPAVVVIDERGQHVISLLSGHAGGANALTRCLAGMLGADPVITTATDVNEMAALDTLAFQLNARMSDFRTSVKIVNQMLVSHQRVGLWWDAELDDDVSRCDRRGFITVSDLQHRPELDALVCITLRNALPELPLPHWKLVPQRVVAGIGCRRDTPFPLLATLLARQLEAQQFDPLALKAIGSVSLKKDEAGLLQLAACWGVPFETFTADALREHEHRFPASPFVRQTVGVGSVSGPAAWLLSHGQLRGETLREQGVTITLGVSH, from the coding sequence ATGAATACCGTAAAGCCTGAGTCCATCGCGCTGTTTTGCCTGACGCCGGGCGGCGTGCGGCTGGCGAAGCGCCTGGCGGCGATGCTGCCGGTCACCTGCTTTACCAGCGAGCGCCTGCAGGAAGAGGGCTTTGTCTCCTTCGACGGCGGCTTGTCCCCGGCAGTTCGCGAGGCGTTCACCCACTATCCGGCGCTGGTTTTTATCGGCGCAACCGGCATTGCGGTGCGCGTCCTGGCACCGCTCATCCACGACAAGCTGAGCGACCCGGCGGTGGTGGTGATCGACGAGCGCGGGCAGCACGTGATTAGCCTGCTTTCCGGCCATGCTGGCGGGGCGAATGCGCTGACCCGCTGTCTGGCGGGAATGCTGGGGGCGGACCCGGTGATTACCACCGCCACGGACGTCAACGAGATGGCCGCGCTGGATACCCTTGCCTTCCAGCTGAATGCCCGAATGAGCGATTTCCGAACGTCGGTAAAAATCGTCAACCAGATGCTGGTGAGCCATCAGCGGGTAGGGCTGTGGTGGGATGCGGAACTCGACGACGACGTCAGTCGGTGCGATCGGCGCGGGTTTATCACCGTGAGCGACCTGCAGCATCGCCCGGAACTGGATGCGCTGGTCTGTATCACGCTGCGCAACGCGCTGCCGGAACTGCCGTTGCCGCACTGGAAGCTGGTCCCTCAGCGGGTCGTGGCGGGCATCGGCTGTCGACGCGACACGCCGTTTCCGCTGCTGGCGACCCTGCTGGCGCGTCAGCTTGAGGCGCAGCAGTTCGATCCGCTGGCGCTGAAAGCGATTGGCAGCGTCTCCCTTAAAAAAGACGAGGCGGGCCTGCTTCAGCTTGCCGCCTGCTGGGGCGTGCCGTTTGAAACCTTTACCGCTGACGCGCTGCGTGAGCACGAACATCGCTTTCCGGCTTCACCGTTTGTACGCCAGACGGTTGGGGTAGGGAGCGTCTCGGGACCGGCAGCGTGGCTGCTGAGCCATGGGCAGCTACGAGGAGAAACCCTGCGAGAACAGGGCGTCACTATCACTTTGGGAGTTTCACACTGA
- a CDS encoding cobalt-precorrin-4 methyltransferase yields MSETFDSRCVWFVGAGPGDRELITLKGYRLLQQAQVVIYAGSLINTELLAYCPQGAECHDSAELHLEQIIDLMAAGVKAGKTVVRLQTGDVSLYGSVREQGEELTKRGIAWQVVPGVSAFLGAAAELGVEYTVPEVSQSLIITRLEGRTPVPEREQLESFASHQTSMAIYLSVQRIHRVAERLIEGGYPATTPVAVIYKATWPESHTVRGTLADIADKVREAGIRKTALILVGKFLGEEYHYSKLYAADFSHEYRKA; encoded by the coding sequence ATGTCTGAGACGTTTGATTCCCGTTGCGTGTGGTTTGTAGGAGCAGGTCCCGGCGACCGTGAGCTCATCACGCTCAAGGGCTACCGGCTGCTGCAGCAGGCGCAGGTGGTTATCTATGCCGGTTCGCTTATCAACACCGAACTGCTGGCATATTGCCCGCAGGGGGCCGAATGCCACGACAGCGCGGAACTCCATTTAGAACAGATAATCGACCTGATGGCGGCGGGCGTGAAGGCCGGAAAAACGGTGGTACGTTTGCAGACCGGGGATGTCTCGCTCTACGGCTCCGTCCGCGAGCAGGGCGAAGAGCTGACCAAACGCGGCATCGCCTGGCAGGTGGTGCCCGGCGTCAGCGCCTTCCTCGGCGCCGCGGCGGAGCTTGGAGTGGAATACACCGTGCCTGAAGTCTCACAGAGCCTGATTATTACCCGCCTCGAAGGCCGCACGCCGGTGCCGGAACGTGAACAGCTTGAGTCATTTGCCAGCCATCAGACCTCAATGGCGATTTATCTCTCGGTCCAGCGTATTCACCGGGTGGCGGAACGCCTGATTGAGGGCGGTTATCCGGCCACCACGCCCGTTGCCGTCATTTATAAAGCGACCTGGCCGGAAAGCCACACCGTACGCGGCACGCTGGCGGATATCGCCGACAAAGTACGCGAGGCGGGGATCCGCAAAACGGCGCTCATTCTGGTCGGGAAGTTCCTCGGCGAGGAGTATCACTACTCAAAACTCTATGCCGCGGATTTTAGCCATGAATACCGTAAAGCCTGA
- a CDS encoding decarboxylating cobalt-precorrin-6B (C(15))-methyltransferase: MKDELFLRGETVPMTKEAVRALALTKLELHRASHLIDVGAGTGSVSIEAALLFPSLRVTAIERNPAALQLLAENRQHFACRNIAILPGVAPLPVADKADAVFMGGSGGHLTSLIDWSLRQLHPGGRLVMTFILQENLHTALAHLQQIGLQDIDCLQMQVSALTPLGSGHYFKPNNPVFVIACQKEEHHV; this comes from the coding sequence ATGAAAGATGAACTGTTTCTGCGCGGCGAAACGGTGCCGATGACCAAAGAGGCGGTACGCGCGCTGGCCCTCACGAAGCTCGAGCTGCACCGCGCCAGCCACCTGATTGACGTCGGCGCGGGGACCGGGAGCGTGTCGATAGAGGCGGCGCTGCTGTTTCCCTCGCTGCGGGTGACGGCCATTGAGCGTAACCCTGCGGCTCTGCAGCTGCTTGCGGAAAATCGCCAGCATTTTGCCTGTCGCAATATCGCTATTTTGCCCGGCGTCGCGCCGTTGCCGGTGGCGGATAAGGCCGATGCGGTATTCATGGGCGGCAGCGGCGGCCATCTGACCTCGCTTATTGACTGGTCCCTGCGCCAGCTACATCCGGGCGGACGTCTGGTGATGACGTTTATCCTGCAGGAAAACCTCCATACCGCGCTGGCCCATCTGCAGCAGATCGGCCTCCAGGACATTGATTGCCTGCAAATGCAGGTCTCCGCGCTGACCCCGCTCGGCAGCGGCCACTATTTCAAACCGAATAATCCCGTTTTTGTTATCGCCTGTCAGAAGGAAGAACACCATGTCTGA
- a CDS encoding cobalt-precorrin-7 (C(5))-methyltransferase, producing the protein MLTVVGMGPAGLRLMTPAAREAIDCADALVGGKRHLLQFPGFCGETFVLGANVPDLLAWVEARQEKKVVIVASGDPLFYGIGSRMVAHFGIARVRIIPGISAVQYLCAQAGIDMNEMWLTSSHGRSVNVDELARHRKVAMVTDSRCGPKEIAAQLAARGKGHRWMVIGENLAMENERIHWLPVSEVSADYEMNAVVILDER; encoded by the coding sequence ATGTTAACGGTCGTGGGAATGGGGCCTGCGGGATTGCGCCTGATGACGCCCGCGGCGCGTGAAGCTATCGATTGCGCCGATGCGTTGGTCGGCGGAAAACGCCATCTGCTGCAGTTCCCGGGGTTTTGCGGCGAGACGTTTGTCCTGGGCGCCAACGTTCCGGATCTGCTGGCCTGGGTTGAGGCGCGTCAGGAGAAAAAGGTGGTGATTGTGGCCTCCGGCGATCCGCTCTTTTACGGCATCGGATCGCGGATGGTGGCGCATTTCGGTATTGCGCGCGTGCGCATTATTCCCGGCATCAGCGCGGTGCAGTACCTGTGCGCGCAGGCGGGTATTGATATGAATGAGATGTGGCTCACCAGCAGCCATGGCCGCAGCGTGAATGTGGACGAGCTGGCACGGCATCGCAAAGTGGCAATGGTCACCGACAGCCGGTGCGGGCCGAAAGAGATTGCCGCACAGCTGGCGGCACGCGGTAAGGGCCATCGCTGGATGGTGATTGGCGAAAACCTGGCGATGGAAAACGAACGGATCCACTGGCTGCCCGTCAGTGAGGTCAGTGCCGACTATGAGATGAATGCGGTGGTGATCCTCGATGAAAGATGA
- the cbiD gene encoding cobalt-precorrin-5B (C(1))-methyltransferase CbiD yields MSESTFDAPVWHNGKALRKGFTTGSCATAAAKVAALMVLRQHLIHQVSIVTPSGVTLCLNVESPHIEGQQAMAAIRKDGGDDVDATHGMLIFARVTLNDSGEITLAGGEGVGTVTRKGIGLPIGSAAINRTPRHTIESAVREAIGPTRGADVEIFAPEGEERALKTYNSRLGILGGISIIGTTGIVTPMSEESWKRSLSLELEIKRAAGLERVVLVPGNHGERFVREQMGIDEDVVVTMSNFVGYMIEEAVRLGFRQIVLVGHPGKLIKIAAGIFHTHSHIADARMETLVAHLALLGAPLELLTVVSECDTTEAAMEHIEIYGFQTLYSHLAERICLRVMQRLRFTKNPPTCDAILFSFDNQVLGSNRPVEAIARELQC; encoded by the coding sequence ATGAGCGAGTCCACCTTCGATGCCCCGGTATGGCATAACGGGAAGGCATTACGTAAAGGCTTCACCACCGGTTCCTGCGCGACCGCGGCGGCGAAAGTCGCCGCGCTGATGGTGCTGCGCCAGCATCTTATTCATCAGGTCTCCATTGTGACTCCGTCCGGCGTCACGCTGTGTCTGAACGTGGAATCGCCGCACATCGAAGGGCAGCAGGCGATGGCGGCCATCCGCAAAGACGGCGGTGATGACGTCGACGCCACCCACGGCATGCTGATTTTCGCCCGCGTGACGCTCAACGACAGCGGCGAGATTACGCTGGCGGGCGGCGAGGGCGTGGGGACCGTGACGCGCAAAGGCATTGGCCTGCCCATCGGAAGCGCGGCGATCAACCGCACGCCGCGTCACACCATTGAATCCGCCGTGCGCGAGGCGATTGGCCCGACGCGCGGGGCCGACGTTGAAATCTTCGCGCCTGAAGGTGAAGAGCGGGCGCTGAAAACCTACAACTCACGCCTCGGGATCCTGGGCGGTATTTCAATCATCGGCACCACCGGGATTGTCACGCCGATGTCAGAGGAGAGCTGGAAACGCTCGCTTTCTCTGGAGCTGGAGATTAAACGCGCGGCCGGGCTGGAGCGGGTCGTGCTGGTGCCGGGCAATCATGGCGAGCGCTTTGTGCGCGAGCAGATGGGCATCGATGAAGATGTCGTGGTCACCATGAGCAACTTTGTCGGCTACATGATCGAAGAGGCGGTGCGGCTGGGGTTTCGCCAGATAGTGCTGGTCGGCCATCCCGGCAAGCTCATCAAAATTGCCGCCGGGATTTTCCACACCCACAGCCATATCGCCGATGCGCGCATGGAAACGCTGGTGGCGCATCTGGCGCTGCTCGGCGCACCGTTGGAATTACTCACCGTCGTCAGCGAGTGCGATACCACCGAAGCGGCGATGGAGCACATCGAAATCTACGGTTTTCAGACGCTTTACAGCCACCTTGCCGAACGGATCTGCCTGCGCGTAATGCAGAGGCTGCGCTTTACCAAAAATCCGCCGACCTGCGACGCCATTCTGTTTTCCTTTGATAACCAGGTGCTGGGCAGCAACCGCCCGGTCGAGGCGATTGCCCGGGAGCTGCAATGTTAA
- a CDS encoding cobalt-precorrin-8 methylmutase, with protein MQYIQQPQAIEAKSFDIIGEIIRETRPEYRFASPLHEAIVKRVIHTTADFDWLDILWFSDDALEQLCAALRRPSVIYTDTTMALSGINKTLLATFGGECRCYISDPRVVAQAKAQGITRSMAAVDIAVTEESEKIFVFGNAPTALFRLLEHDVAVSGVVGVPVGFVGAAESKEALTHSHLPAIAALGRKGGSNVAAAIVNAMLYYLQGAR; from the coding sequence ATGCAATACATCCAGCAACCCCAGGCGATTGAAGCCAAAAGTTTCGACATCATTGGCGAAATCATTCGTGAAACGCGGCCAGAGTACCGGTTCGCCAGCCCGCTGCATGAGGCGATCGTCAAGCGGGTGATCCATACCACCGCAGATTTCGACTGGCTGGATATTCTCTGGTTTTCAGATGACGCGCTGGAGCAGCTTTGCGCGGCGCTCCGTCGCCCGTCCGTTATCTATACCGATACCACGATGGCGCTCTCCGGGATCAACAAAACGCTGCTGGCCACGTTCGGGGGCGAATGCCGCTGCTATATCAGCGACCCGCGGGTGGTGGCGCAGGCAAAAGCACAGGGAATCACCCGCTCGATGGCGGCAGTGGATATCGCGGTGACGGAAGAGAGCGAGAAGATCTTCGTTTTTGGCAACGCGCCCACGGCGCTGTTTCGCCTGCTTGAGCATGACGTTGCCGTCAGCGGCGTGGTGGGCGTTCCGGTGGGGTTTGTGGGGGCGGCGGAATCGAAAGAGGCGCTGACGCACAGCCATCTGCCCGCGATTGCGGCACTCGGGCGCAAAGGTGGCAGCAATGTGGCGGCGGCGATTGTGAACGCCATGCTCTACTACCTGCAGGGGGCGCGATGA
- the cbiB gene encoding adenosylcobinamide-phosphate synthase CbiB, which produces MTLLAWCVAWLLDVIIGDPQRWPHPVRWIGNLINTVQRGIRRCCHSDAALRVGGGVMWLAVVGLTWGMAWGVLALGRWVHPWLGWAIEVWMMFTVLAGRSLANAARDVERPLRAGDLDESREKLSWIVGRDTSQLQPEQINRAVVETVAENTVDGVIAPLFFLLLGGAPLAMAYKAVNTLDSMVGYKHEKYRAIGMVSARMDDVANAIPARLSWLLLSAAAWLCREYPSRALRVGWRDRYNHSSPNCAWAEATVAGALGIRLGGPNTYFGQRVEKPWIGDALRPIAVDDISRTIRLMWVSSTLALALFMAARWLMAGAA; this is translated from the coding sequence ATGACCCTGCTGGCATGGTGCGTCGCGTGGCTGCTCGATGTCATCATCGGCGACCCGCAACGCTGGCCGCATCCGGTGCGCTGGATAGGCAACCTGATCAATACGGTACAGCGGGGTATTCGCCGCTGCTGTCATAGCGACGCGGCGTTACGCGTTGGCGGCGGCGTCATGTGGCTGGCGGTAGTGGGGCTGACCTGGGGCATGGCCTGGGGCGTGCTGGCGCTCGGACGGTGGGTTCATCCCTGGCTGGGCTGGGCGATTGAGGTGTGGATGATGTTTACCGTGCTGGCCGGGCGCAGCCTGGCCAACGCCGCGCGGGACGTTGAACGCCCTCTGCGGGCGGGCGACCTTGATGAAAGCCGCGAAAAGCTCTCATGGATAGTGGGGCGCGATACCTCTCAGCTTCAGCCGGAACAGATCAACCGGGCGGTGGTGGAGACCGTCGCGGAGAACACGGTCGACGGCGTTATCGCTCCGCTGTTCTTCCTCCTGCTGGGCGGTGCGCCGCTGGCGATGGCCTATAAGGCGGTGAATACCCTCGACTCAATGGTGGGCTACAAGCACGAAAAATACCGCGCAATCGGCATGGTCAGCGCCCGTATGGATGACGTGGCGAACGCAATCCCCGCGCGCCTGAGCTGGCTCTTGCTGAGCGCTGCGGCGTGGCTATGCCGCGAGTATCCCTCCCGCGCGCTGCGCGTCGGCTGGCGCGACCGCTACAACCACAGTAGCCCCAACTGCGCGTGGGCTGAAGCGACGGTTGCCGGTGCGCTGGGCATCCGGCTTGGCGGACCCAACACCTATTTTGGCCAGCGCGTGGAAAAGCCGTGGATCGGCGACGCGCTGCGCCCGATTGCGGTAGACGACATTTCCCGAACCATTCGACTGATGTGGGTTTCCTCCACCCTGGCGCTGGCGCTGTTTATGGCAGCACGCTGGCTGATGGCTGGCGCGGCCTGA
- a CDS encoding cobyrinate a,c-diamide synthase, which yields MAAMQHAFVLAGTGSGCGKTTVTLGLLSLLKQRGLRVQPYKVGPDYLDTGWHTNVSGTASRNLDSFMLPEPILNALFCEHMQQADIAVIEGVMGLYDGYGTDPNYCSTAAMAKQLGCPVILLVDGKAVSTSIAATVMGFQRFDPTLNIAGVIVNRVNSESHYQLLKTAIEHYCAVPVLGYVPHVEGVGLPERHLGLVTARESVSDPQTWQNFAAILERTLDIGQLLALSQMASLPQGTWPALPDGDAGLGLTLAMADDEAFNFYYPDNITLLERTGVHIIRFSPLRDSRLPDCQMVWLGGGYPELHAARIAENTAMLASLREAHRRGVAIYAECGGLMYLGSTLEDSEGVTHRMANIIPGHSRMGKRLTRFGYCEAQARQPTLLADSGEVLRGHEFHYSDFTPQTPAVLACRKVRDGVTMQEWAGGWQVGNTFASYLHLHFAQRPLMLSRWLTAARGAL from the coding sequence ATGGCGGCAATGCAGCACGCGTTTGTTCTGGCAGGTACCGGAAGCGGTTGTGGTAAAACCACGGTGACGCTGGGCCTGTTGAGTCTGCTAAAACAGCGTGGGCTACGCGTCCAGCCGTACAAAGTGGGCCCTGACTATCTTGACACCGGCTGGCATACCAACGTCAGCGGTACCGCCTCCCGCAACCTCGACAGCTTTATGCTTCCTGAACCGATACTCAACGCGCTGTTTTGCGAGCATATGCAGCAGGCGGATATCGCGGTTATTGAAGGCGTGATGGGGCTGTATGACGGCTACGGCACCGATCCGAACTATTGCAGCACCGCCGCGATGGCAAAACAGCTGGGCTGTCCGGTGATTCTGCTGGTGGACGGCAAGGCGGTTTCTACGTCGATTGCCGCGACCGTAATGGGCTTTCAGCGATTCGATCCCACCCTCAATATTGCCGGGGTGATTGTCAATCGCGTCAACAGCGAGTCGCATTATCAGCTGCTCAAAACGGCCATTGAGCACTACTGCGCGGTACCCGTCCTGGGCTATGTGCCGCACGTTGAGGGCGTCGGTTTGCCCGAGCGCCATCTGGGGTTGGTCACCGCGCGGGAGTCGGTCTCGGACCCGCAGACCTGGCAAAATTTTGCCGCCATTCTCGAACGTACGCTGGATATCGGGCAACTTCTCGCGCTCAGCCAGATGGCGTCGCTGCCGCAGGGCACCTGGCCCGCGCTTCCTGACGGGGACGCCGGACTCGGGTTAACGCTTGCGATGGCCGATGACGAGGCCTTCAACTTCTATTACCCGGATAACATCACGCTGCTCGAACGTACCGGGGTCCACATTATTCGCTTTAGCCCGCTGCGCGATAGCCGTTTACCTGACTGCCAGATGGTCTGGCTCGGGGGCGGTTACCCGGAGCTGCACGCAGCACGGATTGCGGAAAACACCGCGATGCTCGCCAGCCTGCGGGAGGCGCACCGGCGCGGCGTGGCGATCTACGCCGAGTGTGGTGGGCTGATGTACCTCGGCAGCACGCTGGAGGATAGCGAAGGGGTTACCCACCGGATGGCCAATATTATCCCCGGCCACAGCAGGATGGGTAAACGGTTGACCCGTTTTGGCTACTGTGAGGCGCAGGCGCGCCAGCCCACGCTGCTGGCCGATAGCGGGGAGGTGCTGCGTGGGCATGAATTTCACTATTCCGACTTCACCCCGCAAACCCCTGCGGTGCTGGCGTGCCGCAAAGTGCGCGATGGCGTGACGATGCAGGAATGGGCGGGTGGCTGGCAGGTTGGCAACACGTTCGCGAGTTACCTGCACCTCCACTTTGCCCAACGGCCCCTGATGCTCAGCCGCTGGCTTACCGCGGCGAGGGGAGCGTTATGA
- a CDS encoding GHMP family kinase ATP-binding protein: MAVAQCPASCGELIQGWILGSEKLVSCPVEWYSTVEVSHGSPVADERPLSRAMVERLLQHWHYPAQLGQDIRIDVHSTIPVAKGMASSTADIAATAVATARHLGRQLDESTLAALCVSLEPTDSTVFRQLTLFDHNDASTQIACDAQPDLDLLVLESPQTLRTADYHRIPRQAGLQAGAPALKRAWEKIQESCITQNPYRLGEAATLSAIASQRLLPKPDFDALLALVEECGIYGVNVAHSGSVVGLMLDRSKDDVDYVIWLLAKKQLTRHWPQQHLLRMVKGGVTLL; the protein is encoded by the coding sequence GTGGCTGTAGCGCAATGCCCCGCGTCGTGCGGTGAGCTTATCCAGGGCTGGATTTTGGGCAGTGAGAAGCTGGTCTCCTGCCCTGTCGAATGGTACAGCACCGTTGAGGTGAGCCACGGCTCACCCGTGGCGGATGAACGCCCGCTGTCGCGCGCGATGGTCGAGCGGTTACTTCAGCACTGGCACTATCCGGCGCAGCTAGGCCAGGATATCCGCATTGACGTGCACTCGACCATCCCGGTTGCCAAAGGGATGGCCAGCAGCACCGCAGATATTGCCGCCACCGCCGTCGCTACCGCACGTCATCTGGGGCGTCAGCTCGACGAAAGCACGCTGGCAGCGCTCTGCGTTTCGCTCGAACCCACCGACAGTACCGTGTTTCGCCAGTTGACCCTTTTCGATCATAACGACGCCTCCACGCAGATTGCCTGCGACGCCCAGCCCGATCTCGACCTGCTTGTTCTCGAAAGTCCGCAAACGCTGCGCACGGCAGACTACCACCGCATTCCGCGTCAGGCGGGGCTTCAGGCCGGTGCGCCAGCGCTGAAACGCGCGTGGGAAAAAATCCAGGAGTCCTGTATCACGCAAAACCCTTACCGACTGGGCGAAGCGGCAACCCTCAGCGCCATCGCCAGCCAGAGGCTGTTGCCCAAACCAGATTTTGACGCACTGCTCGCACTGGTAGAGGAGTGCGGTATTTACGGGGTGAACGTAGCGCACAGCGGCAGCGTGGTGGGGCTGATGCTGGACAGAAGTAAAGACGATGTCGACTATGTGATATGGCTGCTGGCGAAAAAACAGCTCACCCGCCACTGGCCTCAACAACACCTGCTGCGGATGGTAAAAGGCGGCGTGACGCTACTCTGA
- a CDS encoding precorrin-2 dehydrogenase/sirohydrochlorin ferrochelatase family protein codes for MDYFPIFCNLKGKRCLIVGGGQVATHKAKGLLAAGAVLRLVAPTLTPELASLHASGDIEWFPETFSPRFLQSCWLVIAATSDRQVNRQVAGAASAERIFCNVTDDPSAATFISPAVIDRSPVIIALSCGGNAPVYSTILKAHVADHLPAGMRESVRLAGALRERINGACGDRERKRAFWDAFFRHVPLQQALAQEHEQEVKQQVEWLIQHRLLSE; via the coding sequence ATGGACTATTTCCCAATTTTTTGCAACCTGAAGGGGAAACGCTGCCTGATCGTCGGGGGCGGGCAGGTGGCGACGCATAAGGCAAAGGGGCTGCTGGCCGCCGGAGCGGTGCTGCGCCTGGTTGCGCCCACCCTGACGCCGGAACTCGCCAGCCTGCACGCGAGCGGTGACATCGAGTGGTTTCCGGAGACGTTTTCGCCGCGGTTTCTCCAGTCATGCTGGCTGGTCATTGCCGCGACCAGCGATCGGCAGGTGAACCGTCAGGTCGCAGGGGCCGCCAGCGCGGAGCGTATCTTTTGCAATGTCACTGACGACCCCTCTGCTGCCACCTTTATCTCACCGGCCGTTATCGACCGTTCGCCGGTCATTATTGCGCTGAGCTGCGGAGGCAACGCGCCGGTATACAGCACGATCCTCAAAGCGCATGTCGCAGACCATCTTCCTGCGGGCATGCGGGAAAGCGTGCGGCTGGCGGGGGCGCTTCGTGAAAGGATTAATGGCGCATGCGGTGACCGGGAGCGCAAGCGTGCATTTTGGGACGCGTTCTTCCGGCATGTGCCGCTGCAGCAGGCTCTAGCGCAGGAGCACGAGCAGGAGGTCAAGCAGCAGGTCGAGTGGCTCATTCAGCACAGGCTGCTGTCAGAGTAG